Proteins co-encoded in one Salmo trutta unplaced genomic scaffold, fSalTru1.1, whole genome shotgun sequence genomic window:
- the LOC115181518 gene encoding homeobox protein aristaless-like 4 — MRVCSPVLERKGVLLQGEKENEETNGLEIFDSNVVFFFFLGMNADTCVSYCDMTSIDSYYNSPSPHGRDQQPSDPFRIFQPSETKYNPTFLPKGQQGYEEKSRSPFQQECQSLDDGTEEGNNNFNKYHLFMQRPTCKTPPEGGKAHQESGGHNDALIPCYGEFQTVPFASGIINSQRCLKQTRSELMH, encoded by the coding sequence atgcgtgtgtgttcgCCAGTGCTTGAGAGAAAGGGGGTCTTGCTGCAAGGGGAAAAGGAGAACGAAGAAACAAACGGTTTGGAAATTTTCGATTCAAacgtagttttttttttttttttaggaatgaACGCAGATACGTGCGTTTCATACTGTGATATGACATCCATAGATTCATATTATAACTCGCCTTCGCCACACGGTAGGGATCAACAACCATCGGATCCCTTCAGAATATTCCAACCGAGTGAAACCAAATATAACCCAACGTTCCTACCTAAAGGACAACAGGGTTACGAGGAGAAGTCCCGGAGTCCTTTCCAACAGGAGTGCCAGTCACTGGATGACGGCACAGAGGAGGGCAACAACAACTTCAATAAATACCACCTCTTCATGCAACGACCGACTTGCAAAACACCCCCGGAAGGCGGAAAAGCCCACCAGGAAAGCGGAGGACACAACGACGCGCTCATCCCCTGCTATGGTGAGTTCCAAACGGTTCCGTTCGCGTCGGGAATAATCAACAGCCAAAGGTGCTTGAAACAAACGCGCTCAGAACTGATGCATTGA